GGGCCACGGTGCATTCCAGGTGCTCGGTGTCGTTCCAGGCGGCCAGGGCGGCGGCCTGGCTGATGGCGGTGACGTTGAACGGCGGGCGGATGCGGTCCAGATAGCCGACCAGCTCGGCCGACGAGCAGATCCCATAGCCCACCCGCATGCCGGCCAGGCCGTAGGCCTTGGAGAAGGTGCGGCCCGACACCCAGGTCCCGCCCCATTCGTTCAGCGCGCCCAGCACGTCCAGTTCCAGGCAGTATTCGCGATAGGCCTCGTCGACGAAGACCACGGTCGAGCGCGGCGTGACGGCCAGGATGTCGACCAGCTGGCCTTGCGTCATGGCGTTGCCGGTCGGGTTGTTGGGGGTGCACAGCACCAGCAGCTTGGGCCCTTTGGCGGCCTCGGCCTTGAAGGCCTCGACGTCGAGGTCGAAGCCCGGCAGGCGCGGCACGTCGATGAACCGGGCCTCGGCGCAGCCGCCGAAGATGCCGTAGGCCGGGAAGGTCGGCGAGGACAGCAGCACGCTGTCGCCCGGATGCAGCACGGCGCGGAACAGATAGTCGATTAGGGCCTCGGAGCCCGGGGTCATGACGATGCGGGCCGGATCCACCGCCAGCCGCTCGCCGATCGCGGCGCGCAGGGTCTCGCAATAGGGGTCGGGATAGATCTCCGCGCTGGCCAGGGCCTCCTGCACGGCGTCGGCGACCTTGGGGCTGCAGCCCAGCAGGTTCTCGTTGCTGGCCAGCTTGGACAGGTCGGCGCGGCCGGCCAGACGACCGGCCTCGGCCAGGGTCATGCCGGCCTTGTAGGCGCTGACGCCTTCCAGGGCGGGACGCACCGGCGAGACCACGGCGGGCGACAGGGACTTTTGATCGACAACCAGCATGCGCCGCGCTCCGGTGAAGGGGTACGGCGGCAGGATAGGGCCTAGCTGGCGGCGATATGTGGCTATGATGACCTACATCTATCCACATACGGTCATTTTATGCCGATATCTCTCGCCACACTGGCCTTTCGCGACGCCCATTGGAGACATCCCCCTGAGCGCGCCACCAGCCCGCGCCTTTCTTAGACCCCCTCTCCCGGAGGGGAGAGGGTTTAGGAACCCGCTCTGCGCCACCCTTGCCCTCAGCTCCAAACCTCTTTATTGACCGAACAGTCAGTCAATATGAGATTTCCGACATGCCCCAGCCCACGCGACGACGCATGGACCCCGCGCTGCGGCGCGAGCAGATCCTGGACGCGGCCATCCGCCTGATCGGCCAGCTGGGCTACCAGGGCTTCACCGTGCAGAAGCTGGCCCAGGCCTGCGAGCTGACCAATGGCGGGCTGCTGCACTATTTCGGCTCCAAGGAGCTGCTGCTGGTCGCCATCCTGGAGGAGCGCGACCGGCGCGAAGCCGCGATCATCCCCGTCGAGCTGGCGGCCCAGCCCGCGACCGCTTCCGAGGCCGAATATTCGCGCGCGGCGGCCTTGCGCGTCTTCCACGCCATCGTCGCGCGGTCGGTCGCCCAGCCCGAGCTGCTGCGCCTGCTGGTCGTCCTGCAGGCCGAAGCCCTGAACCGCGACCACCCCGCCCACGCCTATTTCCTGCGGCGCGAGGCTATGGTGCTGGCCGAGTTCGCCAATGTCCTGGCGGGCGAAGTCGGCGTCCCTCGGAACGTGGCGCGACGGATCCTCGCGGTGATGACGGGGCTGGAGCAGCAATGGCTCCGCGCGGACCAGGGCTTCGACCTGATCGCCGAGTGCGACGCGGCGATCGCCGCCCTGCTCGATCAGGCCGCCTCGGGAGACCGCCATGACCTATGAGCTGGACCGCCGCACGCGGCGCGACGAAGACCGTCGCTTCATCACCCCGGCCGCCTTCTTCGCCGAGACCTTCCCGGGATTGGCCGCCACCCACGGCCATCTGGTCGCCGAGGGCATGGCCGCGCTCGACGCCCCGCCCCTCACCCTCGAGGTCGAAGGCGCGGCCTGGACGCTCTCGCGGGTCGGTGACACGATAGAGGTTCGCCATGGTCCGGCGGACGGGGCCCTGCGGATCGCGCTCACGGCGGAACAGTTCTCGGACTGGGCGCAGAACCAGATCACCTTCAACGGCTTCCTGGTCATGCGAGCGCTGCAGGTCCTGGAAGGCCAGATCCGCGACGTGTCGGTCTGGGATTCCCTGTGGATCGCCCTGCTCGAAGGCTGGCCGGTCACCGACATGCGCCTGGCCTTCCGCGACCGCCACGGCGTGCCCCTGGACCTGGCCGCCGCCTTCGCGCCCGACGACGATCCCGCCGACATCGCCCACTTCCTGCGCGAGGCCGGCTATCTGCACCTGAAGGGTTGGCTGAACCCGGCGGATCTGGCCCGCATCAGCGCCGACATGGACCGCGCCCTGCCCCACTACAGCGAAGGCGACGGCAAGTCGTGGTGGGCGACGCTGAAGGACGGCGCGCGGTGCTGCGTGCGCCTGCAGGACTTCGTCGACCACTCGCCGACGACGGCGGCGATCCTGTCCGGCCCGACCTGGGACCGCCTACGCCGGATCGTCGCCGGCCAGGACGTGCTGGCGGAGGTTCCGGTCGAGGGCCGGGTCATCGAAGCGCTGTTCAAGCCGCTGGGCGTGGCCTCCGGCCCGTCCGACGTGTCGTTCCACCGCGATTGCCACCTGGGCCGTCACGCCTATGTCTGCTCGCGCCTGACGATCGGGATCCCGCTGACCGCGACGCCCGGAGACAACGGCGGCCTTCGCGTCGTCGCCGGCTCGCACCGCGTGGCCATGCCGGTCGAGATCGCCAAGACTCGGCCCTACCTGCCGGTGGTGGCCTTGTGCGCCCAGGCCGGCGACCTGACGGTGCACCTGTCGTGCACGCTGCACGAGGCGACGCCACCGGTCTTCGCCGAGCGGCAGGTGATGTACACCGAGATCCCGCTGGCTCCGCGCGCGGGCGCCGTCGGGCCGATGGACACCTCCGTGGGCGAGATCCGCGACCGCATGGACGACATCCACCGCGCGGCGGCGGACTGACGCCCCGCCCTATTCCAGATAGTCCAGCGGCAGGGCCGTGGCGTCCTTGATCGTCTCCAGCACGAAGCTGGAGCGGATGTCCTTGACCGCCGGCATCTTCAGCAGGCGCTTCATGGTGAAGTCGGCATAGGCGTCGAGGCTGGGGGCCACCACGCGCAGCAGGTAGTCGTAGCCGCCGGTCATGGCGTGGCAGCCCACCACCATCGGCTCGCGCCGCACGGCGTCGGCGAAGGCCTCGGCCGCGGTCTCGCTGTGGCGATCGACCTGGACCTCGACATAGGCCAGCAGGTCCAGCCGCGCCTTGCGCCGGTCCAGCAGCGCCACATAGCCGGCGATCAGGCCCGAGGCCTCCAACTGTTTGACCCGCCGCAGGCACGGACTGGGCGACAGGCCGACCCGCTCGGCCAGCTCGACGTTCGTGACCGAGCTGTCCTGCTGGAGGATCTCGAGGATCTTCCGATCGGCGCGATTGAGCTTCATAGTGACCGATTTTCCGAGAGGCTTGGCAGAATACGGCGATCCTAGCGCTATTGCACGACGCGCGACACCGGAGCCTTGGGGCAGGCAGGGCGTTGGCACCGGGAGGCTCAAGCCGCCTCGTCACGGAGAACCCCACCATGCGCATAGCCCTGTTGATTTCCGCCTCGATCGCCGGCCTGTCACTGATGGCCTGCTCGCAAAAGACCGAAGACCACGCCGGCGCGGCCGCCAACCAAGCCGGCGCCGCCACGGCCTCGGCCGCCCAGGACACCGCCAACAACGTCAATGCGGCGGCCGCCAACACCGCCGCGGCGACGGACAAGGCCGCTGACAACACCGCCGACGCGGTCGGCGCCGCGGAGCGCAAGACCGACGCCGCCGCCGATGCGGCCGCCAAGACCCACTAGCACCCGGCCGAGGGCAGGCGCGAACGCCTGCCCTCGAAGCGCATAAACAAAACCCCCGGAGCTTTCGCCCCGGGGGTCTCGGTTACGCTTACAGGTACGCTTACTAACGTCGAGCCTTGGGCTCTTTTCAGTTGGCCAGGCGGCGCAGGAAGGACGGGATCTCCAGATCCTCGCCTTCGTCGGTCGTCGGCTGGTCCAGCGGCTGCAGCTGCGGACGGGCCGAG
The window above is part of the Caulobacter soli genome. Proteins encoded here:
- a CDS encoding Lrp/AsnC family transcriptional regulator, whose product is MKLNRADRKILEILQQDSSVTNVELAERVGLSPSPCLRRVKQLEASGLIAGYVALLDRRKARLDLLAYVEVQVDRHSETAAEAFADAVRREPMVVGCHAMTGGYDYLLRVVAPSLDAYADFTMKRLLKMPAVKDIRSSFVLETIKDATALPLDYLE
- a CDS encoding phytanoyl-CoA dioxygenase family protein, giving the protein MTYELDRRTRRDEDRRFITPAAFFAETFPGLAATHGHLVAEGMAALDAPPLTLEVEGAAWTLSRVGDTIEVRHGPADGALRIALTAEQFSDWAQNQITFNGFLVMRALQVLEGQIRDVSVWDSLWIALLEGWPVTDMRLAFRDRHGVPLDLAAAFAPDDDPADIAHFLREAGYLHLKGWLNPADLARISADMDRALPHYSEGDGKSWWATLKDGARCCVRLQDFVDHSPTTAAILSGPTWDRLRRIVAGQDVLAEVPVEGRVIEALFKPLGVASGPSDVSFHRDCHLGRHAYVCSRLTIGIPLTATPGDNGGLRVVAGSHRVAMPVEIAKTRPYLPVVALCAQAGDLTVHLSCTLHEATPPVFAERQVMYTEIPLAPRAGAVGPMDTSVGEIRDRMDDIHRAAAD
- a CDS encoding pyridoxal phosphate-dependent aminotransferase translates to MLVVDQKSLSPAVVSPVRPALEGVSAYKAGMTLAEAGRLAGRADLSKLASNENLLGCSPKVADAVQEALASAEIYPDPYCETLRAAIGERLAVDPARIVMTPGSEALIDYLFRAVLHPGDSVLLSSPTFPAYGIFGGCAEARFIDVPRLPGFDLDVEAFKAEAAKGPKLLVLCTPNNPTGNAMTQGQLVDILAVTPRSTVVFVDEAYREYCLELDVLGALNEWGGTWVSGRTFSKAYGLAGMRVGYGICSSAELVGYLDRIRPPFNVTAISQAAALAAWNDTEHLECTVALTIAERGRVEAVLDAMGVERTASAANFVFLRSPAGAEATAARLLKEGLIVRPTPVPGGWVRITIGRPADNDRLIAALPAALAL
- a CDS encoding TetR/AcrR family transcriptional regulator; protein product: MPQPTRRRMDPALRREQILDAAIRLIGQLGYQGFTVQKLAQACELTNGGLLHYFGSKELLLVAILEERDRREAAIIPVELAAQPATASEAEYSRAAALRVFHAIVARSVAQPELLRLLVVLQAEALNRDHPAHAYFLRREAMVLAEFANVLAGEVGVPRNVARRILAVMTGLEQQWLRADQGFDLIAECDAAIAALLDQAASGDRHDL